The sequence CACGTCGCCGCGCCAGCCGATGATCCAGGCGTTGGTGGCCAGGTTCTCGCCGCCGCCGAACTCGGCGGTGCCGGTCTTGGCGAAGATCTCGCCCGGCAGCCCGCCCAGGGCGCCGGTGGCGGTGCCGTCGAGGACCACGGCCCGCATCATGTCCCGGAGGTAGCCGGTGGCGGTGGGGTCGAGCGGGATGTCAGCCGGCGGGTTCTCGGCCACCGGCTCGGCGACGACCCGGGGCGCCTTCCAGCGGCCGGCGGCGACC comes from Acidimicrobiales bacterium and encodes:
- a CDS encoding penicillin-binding transpeptidase domain-containing protein, whose protein sequence is VAAGRWKAPRVVAEPVAENPPADIPLDPTATGYLRDMMRAVVLDGTATGALGGLPGEIFAKTGTAEFGGGENLATNAWIIGWRGDVAFCVFVEGGSGGGSVAGPIAASFLNAYGG